In a genomic window of Shouchella clausii:
- a CDS encoding type II toxin-antitoxin system death-on-curing family toxin, which produces MKYPSVQEVIRINHYVIMKYSPDEQIGVKEMNLLESALHRPKQSVLGKDAYPTIYEKAAALFQSLVQNHCFYNANKRTALWSVEYFLVTNGYELTNDQVELERFTVAIATDHLEVADISKWLRKHSSLQEHKG; this is translated from the coding sequence ATGAAATATCCAAGTGTGCAAGAAGTCATTAGGATTAATCATTATGTGATCATGAAATACTCACCTGATGAACAAATTGGCGTAAAGGAAATGAACTTACTGGAATCGGCTCTCCATCGTCCAAAACAATCAGTGCTTGGAAAAGATGCATACCCTACTATCTATGAGAAAGCCGCAGCTTTGTTTCAATCATTGGTGCAGAATCATTGTTTTTATAATGCTAATAAACGAACGGCCTTATGGTCGGTTGAATACTTCCTTGTTACGAACGGCTATGAATTGACAAATGATCAAGTAGAGCTCGAACGATTTACAGTAGCAATTGCGACTGATCATTTAGAGGTTGCGGATATTAGCAAATGGCTTCGCAAGCACAGTTCTCTTCAAGAGCATAAAG
- a CDS encoding response regulator, translating into MKIMIAEDDYRVAEIHEQFLKKMKNVDVVAKAQNATEAVLLANMHQPDVLLLDVYLPDRLGVDVLPELHQACPDMQIVLITAATEKTIFHKALQNGVVDYLVKPIAFERLQQSVDKAKSLRKWLQDKQPIDQQAADQFFQGTKTKHAPPEALPKGIDQLTLERVRTLLRQQSEGVTAEALGRKFGASRTTSRRYLEYLISTNEAKAELEYGIVGRPERKYWAT; encoded by the coding sequence ATGAAAATAATGATCGCCGAAGATGATTATCGAGTGGCTGAAATTCACGAACAGTTTTTAAAGAAAATGAAAAATGTTGACGTTGTCGCCAAAGCGCAAAATGCGACAGAGGCTGTTTTACTTGCAAACATGCACCAGCCTGATGTGCTGCTGCTGGATGTGTATTTACCAGATCGCCTCGGCGTAGACGTTTTGCCAGAGCTGCACCAAGCATGCCCCGACATGCAAATCGTCTTGATTACGGCGGCGACTGAAAAAACAATTTTCCATAAAGCATTGCAAAATGGCGTTGTCGATTACTTAGTGAAACCAATTGCGTTTGAGCGTTTGCAACAATCGGTCGATAAAGCCAAAAGCTTGCGTAAGTGGCTCCAAGATAAACAGCCGATTGACCAGCAAGCAGCGGATCAATTTTTCCAAGGCACCAAAACCAAACATGCGCCACCAGAAGCCTTACCAAAAGGAATCGACCAGTTGACACTTGAAAGAGTGCGCACATTGCTGCGTCAACAATCGGAAGGAGTAACGGCCGAAGCATTAGGGCGGAAATTTGGCGCTTCACGGACAACGTCACGGCGCTATTTAGAGTATTTAATTTCAACTAATGAGGCAAAAGCGGAGCTGGAATATGGCATTGTTGGCAGACCGGAGCGAAAGTATTGGGCAACGTAG
- a CDS encoding tripartite tricarboxylate transporter substrate binding protein — translation MGVALLISGCSMPVQSGSVNAEGEWEPDRSIEFIAPAAAGGGWDTTARMLAKTIDEEKIADHSFGVVNKPGGGGAVAWAYIHKRNDPHNIFIASPPLHFVALAGQSPYGYEDFTPIANLIADYGAFAVRADAKWETLEELFADMREDPSQVTTIGVSSPGSMDHMQFVLFADAAGVDISKIRYVSDQEGGAMTSVLNGSVDVVSTGVSEAAEQARAGKMKVLGITAPERLEGEFLSTLPTGKEQGIDAEFVVWRGIFGPPDMTEEQLAYYESIFKQASESEAFAEVREAYGWDEMYMDSETFRAFLEEQSEDLETVLDELGFRRD, via the coding sequence ATGGGTGTTGCTTTACTAATTAGCGGCTGCTCGATGCCAGTTCAAAGCGGATCCGTTAACGCAGAAGGGGAATGGGAGCCGGACCGTTCGATTGAGTTTATTGCTCCGGCGGCAGCTGGAGGCGGCTGGGACACAACCGCAAGAATGCTTGCCAAGACAATCGATGAAGAAAAGATTGCTGACCATAGTTTTGGCGTTGTTAACAAACCTGGCGGCGGCGGGGCAGTTGCTTGGGCATACATCCATAAGCGAAATGACCCCCATAATATCTTTATCGCCTCGCCACCGTTGCATTTTGTCGCCTTGGCAGGGCAGTCTCCATACGGCTACGAAGACTTTACGCCGATTGCCAATTTAATTGCCGACTACGGAGCCTTCGCTGTCAGAGCTGATGCAAAGTGGGAGACACTGGAAGAATTGTTTGCCGATATGCGCGAGGATCCGAGCCAAGTAACGACGATTGGCGTGTCTTCACCAGGAAGTATGGACCACATGCAGTTTGTTTTATTTGCCGATGCGGCTGGTGTAGACATTTCCAAAATTCGTTACGTGTCTGATCAGGAAGGCGGGGCAATGACTTCTGTTTTAAATGGCAGCGTCGACGTTGTATCAACAGGCGTGTCAGAAGCGGCAGAACAGGCTCGTGCAGGCAAAATGAAAGTTCTTGGCATCACAGCCCCTGAGCGGTTGGAAGGCGAGTTTTTGTCAACGTTGCCAACAGGGAAAGAACAGGGCATTGATGCAGAATTTGTCGTATGGCGCGGCATTTTTGGTCCGCCGGATATGACGGAGGAACAGCTCGCTTATTATGAATCGATCTTTAAACAAGCTTCCGAATCTGAAGCGTTTGCGGAAGTGCGCGAGGCGTATGGGTGGGATGAAATGTACATGGATTCTGAGACGTTCCGTGCATTTTTGGAAGAACAATCAGAAGATTTGGAAACGGTTTTAGATGAACTAGGCTTCCGCCGCGACTAA
- a CDS encoding AbrB/MazE/SpoVT family DNA-binding domain-containing protein encodes MSFKVHPWGNSSAVPVPSHVRKVLGIENGSEVEIEVKDGAMIVKPVKKDEGVDQAFIDFLKKTDKKFETVTRNLVDR; translated from the coding sequence ATGTCCTTCAAAGTCCATCCCTGGGGAAATAGCAGTGCTGTACCGGTCCCATCCCATGTACGTAAAGTATTAGGAATTGAAAACGGTTCTGAGGTGGAAATTGAGGTCAAAGATGGGGCAATGATTGTGAAGCCAGTGAAAAAAGACGAAGGAGTTGACCAAGCGTTTATCGATTTCTTAAAAAAAACGGATAAGAAATTTGAGACAGTGACACGAAACTTGGTTGACCGGTAA
- a CDS encoding tripartite tricarboxylate transporter permease, which translates to MGSFEGLLQGFQVAFSWEGIIFVFIGVLLGTIIGMIPGLGPISAIAIMIPITYGMNPTIALVMMAGVYYGSMYGGSTSSILLNAPGVAGTVAAAFDGYPMAKQGKAGKALAISAICSFVGGTVSVVLLMLFAPMLASVAIYFGPPEYFALMLLGLTAIASLSDGSTLKALTSAVLGFMVVTIGIDSQTGTTRFTFGSVNLLDGIDFLIVALGVFALAEVCFLILNRKESMSGFKNIGSLKLSKSDFKEMTGPMTRQSFLGFLLGILPGAGATISSFIAYISEKRLAKKPEEFGKGSIKGLAAPETANNAATSGAFVPLLSLGIPGSGTTAVMLGAFLVLGVQPGPLLMTENPTVFWGVIASMYIGNVFLLILNLPLIPYFVKILAVPRPLLISLVIIFSMVGVYAVSFSTFDLYLLVLFGILGYLMRIFAFPAAPFILAFILGGMMEQMLRQSLTISDGSFMIFLQSPLAVSLFVFTLIALIFPEWRKRRANRKQQDNNRTIGM; encoded by the coding sequence ATGGGCTCATTTGAAGGGCTGTTGCAAGGCTTTCAAGTTGCATTCAGCTGGGAAGGAATTATTTTTGTGTTTATTGGCGTGCTTCTTGGCACCATCATTGGGATGATCCCCGGACTCGGGCCAATTAGCGCGATTGCGATTATGATACCGATTACGTATGGCATGAATCCAACGATTGCACTTGTGATGATGGCCGGTGTCTATTATGGGTCGATGTATGGTGGCTCAACGTCGTCGATTTTGTTGAATGCCCCAGGTGTTGCCGGAACGGTTGCTGCTGCGTTTGACGGTTACCCGATGGCAAAACAGGGCAAGGCGGGGAAAGCCCTCGCGATTTCGGCCATTTGTTCATTTGTGGGCGGTACGGTCAGCGTTGTGTTGTTAATGCTGTTTGCGCCAATGTTAGCAAGCGTCGCAATTTACTTTGGCCCGCCTGAGTATTTTGCGCTTATGCTTCTCGGTTTGACAGCTATCGCCAGTTTAAGCGACGGCTCAACATTGAAAGCGCTGACATCGGCGGTTCTTGGTTTTATGGTTGTGACGATCGGAATTGATTCACAAACGGGGACAACCCGTTTTACGTTTGGCAGTGTCAATTTGCTTGATGGTATCGATTTTCTTATTGTTGCTCTTGGTGTCTTCGCTTTGGCTGAAGTGTGTTTTCTTATTTTAAACCGGAAAGAATCGATGAGTGGTTTTAAAAACATCGGCAGCTTAAAATTAAGCAAATCTGATTTTAAGGAAATGACGGGGCCGATGACAAGGCAGTCTTTCCTCGGCTTTCTTCTCGGTATTTTGCCAGGGGCAGGCGCAACCATTTCATCGTTTATCGCCTACATTTCTGAAAAAAGGCTTGCTAAAAAACCAGAAGAATTCGGCAAAGGCTCGATTAAAGGACTTGCCGCCCCAGAGACAGCGAACAATGCGGCAACAAGCGGCGCATTTGTGCCATTGCTCAGCCTTGGCATACCTGGTTCAGGCACGACAGCCGTCATGCTTGGCGCTTTTCTCGTACTAGGCGTCCAACCTGGCCCATTGTTAATGACTGAAAACCCAACTGTGTTTTGGGGCGTCATTGCCAGCATGTATATCGGCAATGTATTCTTATTAATTTTAAACTTGCCTCTTATTCCTTACTTCGTAAAAATATTAGCGGTCCCACGGCCTTTGCTTATTTCACTCGTTATCATATTTAGCATGGTCGGCGTATACGCGGTCAGCTTCAGCACATTTGACCTTTATTTACTCGTTTTATTTGGAATACTCGGCTATTTAATGCGGATCTTTGCTTTCCCGGCAGCCCCTTTTATCCTTGCCTTTATTCTTGGAGGGATGATGGAACAGATGCTGCGCCAATCATTAACGATTTCAGATGGATCGTTTATGATTTTCCTGCAAAGCCCACTCGCAGTATCGCTTTTTGTCTTCACGCTTATTGCTTTAATTTTCCCAGAATGGCGAAAAAGAAGAGCAAACCGCAAACAACAAGACAACAATCGTACGATTGGTATGTAG
- a CDS encoding tripartite tricarboxylate transporter TctB family protein produces MRLTVNRGISIVLIGIAVVYLVMAFQLPEYAFVPVDSDLVPKLLGASLLVLGVCFFFAKDPDTEEQKKKRTIPKKEVWMLLTVMGFILIYITVLEVIGFVIMTTLFILVCSRFLGYRKWLVNAITSIVFSIGVYWLFNYGLAIRLPAGILPF; encoded by the coding sequence ATGAGACTCACTGTCAATCGAGGGATTTCAATTGTGTTGATCGGTATTGCAGTTGTTTATTTAGTGATGGCATTCCAATTGCCGGAATATGCATTTGTCCCCGTTGATTCGGACTTAGTGCCGAAATTGCTCGGAGCTAGTTTGCTCGTTCTAGGGGTTTGCTTTTTCTTTGCCAAAGACCCTGACACGGAAGAGCAAAAGAAAAAGCGGACGATTCCGAAGAAGGAAGTTTGGATGCTTCTTACTGTAATGGGATTCATTCTTATTTACATTACTGTGCTTGAAGTAATTGGCTTCGTGATTATGACCACGTTATTCATTCTCGTATGTTCACGATTTTTAGGGTATCGAAAGTGGCTTGTTAATGCAATTACATCGATTGTCTTTTCAATCGGCGTTTATTGGTTGTTTAATTACGGGTTAGCGATTCGGCTGCCAGCAGGCATTTTGCCGTTTTAA
- a CDS encoding Na+/H+ antiporter, with product MFFIIGLSNIIQRFLPFIPLPLIQIALGMLCSISPTAGLHIPLEPELFFVLFIAPLLFNDGKVTPRDELWKLRLPILLLALGLVFATVVVIGLFIHWLIPSIPLPAAFALAAILSPTDVVAVSSIAKRVHMPKGLMRLLEGEGLMNDASGLVAFKFAVAATVTGIFSVSEASVSFLLIALGGLGLGVLFSFMLIGLKMALRRFGMEDITTHMIIQIITPFVIYIGAEEFGVSGILAVVAAGIVHAIEKEKVESRTLELQRVSDTTWSVILFILNGLVFVLLGLQIPDTTRLIFDDPQITDMEVIGYILAITASLLLLRYIWLALFWKKIKPLLFFQEEPEEKHRAIALLTFSGVRGAVTLAGAFTIPYIAADGSPFPERDLLLFLAAGTILVTVLLASILLPLLAKKPELQEADQQLSFTRALEQLTQEARVILADKSHSHDKQTLRRLQREYDRIVIPLLHDANTNHTLIAPDRKKELFLLFKALQHEHDLLEATLEDPTLTEAMEKRLRARAQNIGQILSVRSPLAFLRFGSKHFIDRMLNKANKNRLSIEEKNRLYLIYTRLFADIIKKLDEQMTTKNESVTKRVIHFYRIQLNRLDHVHLNNDEKLYKEMLGLHYEIMEEMRRSLQTLFQNNDLSRETTQKLRRYLNYIEANVTEALQLPDEKNGH from the coding sequence TTGTTTTTCATTATTGGTTTATCAAACATTATCCAACGCTTTCTGCCGTTTATCCCATTGCCATTAATCCAAATCGCACTAGGTATGTTGTGTTCCATTAGTCCAACTGCCGGCCTTCACATTCCATTAGAACCAGAGTTGTTTTTTGTCTTGTTTATTGCCCCATTGCTTTTTAATGATGGCAAAGTCACGCCTCGAGATGAATTATGGAAGCTGCGCCTTCCTATTTTGTTGCTCGCCCTCGGCCTCGTGTTTGCTACGGTTGTGGTTATTGGCCTATTCATCCATTGGCTGATTCCGTCCATACCATTGCCTGCCGCATTTGCACTTGCTGCGATTCTGTCACCGACAGACGTCGTCGCTGTCAGTTCGATTGCCAAACGAGTCCACATGCCAAAAGGGTTAATGCGCCTCCTTGAAGGCGAAGGCTTAATGAATGATGCTTCCGGCCTTGTCGCTTTTAAATTTGCTGTTGCAGCTACCGTTACAGGTATATTTTCGGTTAGTGAAGCATCCGTAAGCTTCTTGTTGATTGCACTCGGAGGGCTTGGATTAGGCGTGCTGTTTTCTTTTATGCTCATCGGCCTAAAAATGGCGTTGCGCCGCTTTGGCATGGAAGATATCACAACGCATATGATTATTCAAATTATCACGCCATTTGTCATCTATATTGGCGCCGAGGAATTTGGCGTTTCCGGAATTCTTGCCGTTGTAGCGGCAGGCATTGTCCACGCGATTGAAAAAGAAAAAGTCGAGTCGCGCACGCTAGAGTTGCAACGTGTGTCCGACACAACGTGGTCAGTCATTCTCTTCATTTTAAATGGCCTTGTCTTCGTGTTGCTTGGCCTGCAAATCCCAGACACAACGCGGCTCATCTTTGACGATCCGCAAATTACAGATATGGAAGTGATCGGCTATATACTCGCCATTACCGCTTCTTTGCTTTTGTTGCGCTACATATGGCTTGCATTGTTTTGGAAAAAGATCAAGCCACTGCTTTTCTTTCAAGAAGAACCAGAAGAAAAGCATCGTGCCATTGCGCTCCTAACGTTTTCTGGCGTACGTGGCGCCGTCACGCTGGCAGGGGCATTCACAATCCCTTACATCGCCGCCGACGGTTCCCCGTTTCCAGAACGGGACTTGCTGCTGTTCCTTGCCGCCGGCACCATTCTTGTGACAGTGTTGCTTGCAAGCATCTTGCTGCCGTTATTAGCCAAAAAACCAGAACTTCAAGAAGCCGACCAACAGCTTAGCTTTACACGGGCGCTTGAGCAGTTGACCCAAGAGGCAAGAGTGATTTTGGCTGATAAATCCCATTCTCATGACAAACAAACACTGCGCCGTTTACAGCGCGAATATGACCGTATTGTCATCCCGCTGCTCCATGATGCCAATACCAATCACACCTTGATAGCGCCAGACCGCAAGAAAGAGCTTTTTCTGTTGTTCAAAGCGTTGCAACATGAGCATGATTTGCTTGAAGCAACACTTGAAGATCCCACATTAACAGAAGCGATGGAAAAACGGCTACGCGCAAGAGCGCAAAACATTGGTCAAATCCTAAGTGTCCGCTCGCCACTTGCTTTCTTACGTTTCGGTTCAAAACATTTTATCGACAGAATGTTAAACAAAGCGAACAAAAATCGCCTATCCATTGAGGAAAAGAACCGTCTCTATTTGATTTACACACGCCTCTTTGCTGACATTATCAAAAAACTCGACGAACAAATGACGACAAAAAACGAGTCTGTCACTAAACGAGTCATCCATTTTTACAGAATTCAGCTTAACCGCCTTGATCATGTGCACTTGAACAACGATGAAAAGCTCTATAAGGAAATGCTCGGATTGCATTACGAGATTATGGAAGAGATGCGCCGCTCTTTGCAAACCCTTTTCCAAAACAATGACCTTTCTCGTGAAACGACACAAAAGCTGCGCCGTTACTTAAACTATATCGAGGCCAATGTAACCGAAGCGTTGCAACTACCTGACGAGAAAAATGGCCATTGA
- a CDS encoding ATP-binding protein has translation MKKRSLEKKFILYVGGLITLIMVLVTAVYVYLERNQARQLIGEQALTTAKAVAEIPDVKNALETGASTDELQKLIGAIQKRADAEYIVVGDENGIRLTHPDQEKIGMPMVGGDNEQALVYGNSYISLADGSLGTAVRGKTPVFNEEGDVIGVVSVGFMIGYIDSIFKQGMVVFLIWLLLIFLVGIAGSTALARSIRNDTFGLEPYQIARLYKERQAVFQSIKEGLIATDQKGIVTLVNQSATDLLQIEDDAVGKPVETVLTQSEMAAVLKEQHRKGPHEAIFRDKRLIVHYKTIEENGEYGGKVASFQDRSELYELINALSEMQQYSQDLRAQAHEFTNKLYAISGWLQLGYSDKALEFIHEETGVHTRHEKVIFEQIADPTIQAVLLGKLSKASEKKVTLAINPDSAVSFMWPAQATASLVTIIGNVIDNAFDAVLETKTPEVDVFLTDIGAELVIEIADNGTGIDPAVAERLFEQGFTTKEGGHRGFGLSLVQAALKELGGFLEVEANKPTGTIISLYIPKVQEGLTT, from the coding sequence GTGAAAAAGCGGTCGCTTGAAAAGAAGTTTATCCTATATGTAGGCGGGCTCATTACACTGATTATGGTGCTCGTCACAGCGGTATATGTCTATTTAGAACGAAACCAGGCGCGCCAGCTTATTGGCGAACAAGCGTTGACGACTGCCAAAGCCGTTGCAGAAATTCCAGACGTGAAAAACGCGTTGGAGACAGGGGCGAGCACAGACGAGCTTCAGAAGTTGATTGGTGCTATCCAAAAACGGGCAGATGCAGAATATATTGTGGTGGGTGATGAGAATGGCATCCGCTTGACCCATCCAGACCAGGAAAAAATCGGCATGCCAATGGTAGGCGGAGACAACGAACAGGCGCTTGTTTATGGAAATAGCTACATTTCGTTGGCGGATGGTTCTCTTGGCACTGCGGTGCGGGGGAAGACGCCTGTTTTTAATGAAGAAGGCGACGTCATTGGCGTTGTATCAGTAGGATTTATGATCGGCTATATCGATTCCATCTTTAAACAGGGTATGGTTGTATTTTTAATTTGGCTGCTGTTGATTTTTTTAGTCGGAATTGCAGGAAGCACAGCGTTGGCGCGAAGCATCCGCAACGACACGTTTGGGCTTGAACCTTACCAAATTGCCAGACTCTATAAAGAACGCCAAGCGGTGTTCCAATCGATTAAAGAAGGATTGATTGCAACGGACCAAAAAGGGATTGTCACGCTTGTCAATCAGTCGGCGACAGATTTGCTACAAATTGAAGATGATGCAGTCGGGAAGCCAGTCGAAACGGTGCTTACACAATCAGAAATGGCTGCGGTCTTAAAAGAGCAGCACCGTAAAGGGCCACACGAAGCGATTTTTCGCGATAAACGGCTAATTGTCCATTACAAAACAATTGAAGAGAACGGGGAGTATGGCGGAAAAGTTGCCAGTTTCCAAGACCGTTCTGAACTATACGAGCTGATTAATGCTCTGTCGGAAATGCAGCAGTATTCCCAGGATCTCAGGGCGCAAGCACATGAGTTTACCAATAAGCTTTATGCGATTTCTGGCTGGCTTCAGCTTGGCTATAGCGACAAGGCGCTTGAATTTATCCATGAAGAAACAGGCGTACATACGCGCCATGAAAAAGTCATTTTCGAGCAAATTGCCGATCCGACGATTCAGGCGGTCTTGCTCGGCAAGCTTTCCAAGGCATCCGAAAAGAAAGTTACACTAGCGATCAACCCAGACAGCGCGGTGTCATTTATGTGGCCAGCGCAAGCAACGGCTTCGTTAGTCACCATTATTGGCAATGTGATTGATAATGCTTTTGATGCCGTCTTGGAAACAAAAACACCAGAAGTCGATGTGTTTTTGACCGATATTGGCGCGGAGCTTGTTATTGAAATTGCCGACAATGGCACTGGCATTGATCCCGCTGTTGCTGAACGCCTTTTTGAGCAAGGGTTTACTACAAAAGAAGGTGGACATCGCGGTTTCGGGCTCTCACTCGTGCAAGCGGCATTAAAAGAATTAGGTGGCTTTCTTGAAGTCGAGGCGAATAAGCCGACAGGGACGATCATTAGTTTGTATATTCCAAAGGTACAGGAGGGGTTGACAACATGA